A single region of the Thermoanaerobaculum aquaticum genome encodes:
- a CDS encoding phosphoenolpyruvate carboxykinase (ATP) has protein sequence MASPYDPLVYRQFAENFRHAVTGKNIEHIGMGTLRRKAWRTAFRTAQGSPLWWSAISSRMAAKTVYLGSGPAIVLPKPSAQQLSIVEKAPEQLHKVVQLLHTMPFVHVRRQMGDNPEFNPICNLYVCTADPKNYRIAYEWATTMGDVKKNRPGPEFFMVDIPMEHQLRMQILVLPEYDINIALGSDYTGECKKGFLRQAMFRADQMGMLGLHAGTKIVRVRDAASGKLKTFAVFMFGLTATGKSTWSCHQLGLDPEQGEGTWVAQDDIVFLRRDGSSYGTEQNYYVKTDVDPRFQEAMYSALTHPTALLENVMVNHKGELDFLDERLGENGRAVINRHQLKVKRGKKWISICYESINTPPIEELDGIVFAFITRRNTIMPFAQRLTPEQGVLAYLWGESTHSFATVPEKAGESVRIVGMDDFIIGAQGRKVNVFYDIVMDLVHRYPGKVHFFQYNTGGMGEIIEVDQATGKKKLVRKAERVPIDLMAALQRAHLRGNAEHAPGRLGTEYVVRCEGVDLSAWDPARFYSEEQIEAYVAELVAGRRAFTDEIADQGLRKDIVALAHRELDRIAGRISAKAERWAEAQALSLTAAEDRAPGYVLPWPRAVR, from the coding sequence ATGGCCTCACCGTACGATCCTCTGGTGTACCGGCAGTTTGCCGAAAACTTCCGCCACGCCGTTACCGGCAAGAACATCGAGCACATCGGCATGGGCACTTTGCGGCGAAAGGCGTGGCGGACCGCCTTTCGCACCGCCCAGGGCTCCCCACTCTGGTGGTCGGCCATTTCTTCGCGCATGGCGGCCAAGACCGTGTACCTGGGCTCGGGGCCGGCCATCGTTTTGCCCAAACCTTCAGCCCAGCAGCTTTCCATTGTGGAAAAGGCACCGGAGCAACTGCACAAGGTGGTGCAGCTCCTGCACACCATGCCCTTTGTCCACGTGCGGCGGCAAATGGGCGACAACCCGGAGTTCAACCCCATTTGCAACCTTTACGTGTGCACCGCCGATCCCAAAAACTACCGCATTGCCTACGAGTGGGCCACCACCATGGGCGACGTCAAGAAAAACCGCCCGGGCCCCGAGTTTTTCATGGTGGACATCCCCATGGAGCACCAGCTGCGCATGCAAATCCTGGTGCTCCCCGAGTACGACATCAACATCGCTTTGGGTAGCGATTACACCGGCGAGTGCAAAAAGGGATTTTTGCGCCAGGCCATGTTCCGCGCCGATCAAATGGGCATGCTGGGGCTCCACGCGGGAACCAAAATCGTGCGGGTGCGGGATGCCGCTTCCGGCAAGCTCAAGACCTTTGCGGTGTTCATGTTTGGTCTCACCGCCACGGGGAAATCCACCTGGTCCTGTCACCAGCTTGGGCTTGATCCTGAGCAGGGAGAGGGCACCTGGGTGGCTCAGGATGACATCGTTTTCCTCCGCCGCGACGGCTCCTCTTACGGCACCGAGCAAAACTACTACGTGAAAACCGATGTGGATCCCCGCTTTCAGGAGGCCATGTACTCGGCGCTCACCCACCCCACGGCGCTTTTGGAAAACGTGATGGTCAACCACAAGGGCGAGCTGGATTTCCTGGACGAGCGCCTGGGAGAAAACGGGCGGGCGGTGATTAACCGCCACCAGCTCAAAGTCAAGCGGGGTAAAAAGTGGATTTCCATTTGCTATGAGTCCATCAACACCCCGCCCATTGAAGAGCTGGACGGCATCGTTTTTGCCTTCATTACCCGCCGCAACACCATCATGCCCTTTGCCCAGCGGCTAACCCCCGAACAAGGGGTTTTGGCTTACCTGTGGGGGGAATCCACCCACTCCTTTGCCACCGTGCCGGAAAAGGCCGGCGAGTCGGTACGCATCGTGGGCATGGACGACTTCATTATCGGTGCCCAGGGCCGTAAGGTGAACGTCTTTTACGACATCGTCATGGACCTGGTCCACCGTTACCCCGGTAAGGTGCACTTTTTCCAGTACAACACCGGCGGCATGGGGGAAATCATTGAGGTGGATCAAGCAACGGGCAAGAAAAAGCTGGTGCGCAAGGCGGAAAGGGTGCCCATTGACCTCATGGCAGCCCTCCAGCGGGCGCACCTGCGGGGAAACGCCGAACACGCCCCGGGTCGGCTGGGCACCGAGTACGTGGTGCGCTGCGAGGGCGTTGACCTCTCGGCCTGGGATCCAGCCCGGTTCTACAGCGAGGAGCAAATTGAGGCTTACGTGGCGGAGCTGGTGGCGGGACGAAGGGCCTTTACCGACGAAATCGCTGACCAGGGCTTGCGCAAGGACATTGTGGCTTTAGCCCATAGGGAGCTGGACCGCATTGCCGGCAGAATTTCCGCCAAAGCCGAGCGGTGGGCAGAAGCCCAAGCTTTGAGCCTCACCGCCGCCGAGGACCGGGCCCCCGGTTACGTGCTCCCCTGGCCCCGGGCGGTGCGGTAG
- a CDS encoding response regulator yields MGRKILLADDSVTIQKVVELTFAETDFEVVAVGSGTELLERLPQERPDLVLCDVVMPDISGYEICQKLKSDPATLHIPVVLLTGTFEPFDRDRALAAGCDAIVTKPFEARALIATVEELTARAAQAPAPPSEEEIMGVGVPEGVPALDFTTTGFDRMVPPPEKPPEIPEHGLELTASSMQSAVTPPPPPPPELATPPAGAFAPTPTPASMAPEAPWEEPAQTLAETPIAPVPPAEAEAPPFGFHEEPPVAPAAASFTPATPPEEEVETVPPGGFPAPVGAAEAASAVAEADFDGLVQRVVAEVLKQLPAGTAPAVGELSEADVERVARKVLELATPILERVAWEVIPDMAEMLVRQRIAELEAAAEES; encoded by the coding sequence ATGGGCAGAAAGATCCTTTTAGCTGATGACAGCGTCACCATCCAAAAAGTGGTGGAGCTCACTTTTGCCGAGACCGACTTTGAGGTGGTTGCTGTGGGCTCGGGCACCGAGCTGTTGGAAAGGCTTCCCCAGGAGCGCCCGGACCTGGTGCTCTGCGATGTGGTGATGCCCGACATTTCCGGCTATGAGATTTGCCAAAAGCTCAAGAGCGACCCGGCAACCCTGCACATTCCGGTAGTGCTGCTCACCGGCACCTTCGAGCCCTTTGACCGCGACCGGGCCCTGGCGGCGGGTTGCGATGCCATCGTCACCAAGCCCTTCGAAGCCCGGGCCCTCATTGCCACCGTGGAGGAGCTCACCGCCCGTGCCGCCCAGGCCCCGGCGCCCCCTTCCGAAGAGGAAATCATGGGGGTGGGTGTGCCCGAGGGCGTGCCGGCTCTGGATTTCACCACCACCGGTTTCGACCGCATGGTGCCTCCTCCCGAGAAACCGCCGGAAATCCCGGAGCACGGTTTGGAGCTCACCGCTTCCAGCATGCAAAGCGCCGTCACCCCGCCGCCTCCGCCGCCCCCCGAGCTGGCCACGCCGCCGGCTGGAGCCTTCGCGCCCACACCGACACCGGCGAGCATGGCTCCGGAAGCTCCCTGGGAGGAGCCGGCGCAAACCTTAGCGGAAACACCCATTGCTCCTGTGCCACCAGCGGAAGCCGAAGCTCCGCCCTTTGGTTTTCACGAAGAACCCCCCGTTGCACCCGCGGCCGCAAGCTTTACACCGGCCACCCCGCCGGAAGAGGAAGTGGAAACCGTGCCCCCTGGGGGTTTCCCCGCGCCGGTCGGTGCAGCGGAAGCTGCTTCCGCCGTAGCCGAAGCGGATTTCGACGGGCTGGTGCAAAGGGTGGTGGCGGAGGTGCTCAAGCAGCTTCCCGCCGGCACGGCACCGGCGGTGGGTGAGCTTTCCGAGGCCGATGTGGAGCGGGTGGCGCGCAAGGTCCTGGAGCTGGCCACCCCCATCCTGGAACGGGTGGCCTGGGAGGTCATCCCCGATATGGCGGAAATGCTGGTGCGCCAGCGGATCGCCGAGCTGGAAGCAGCCGCCGAGGAAAGCTAA
- a CDS encoding UDP-2,3-diacylglucosamine diphosphatase, with product MRRALLADLHLGQVAGDYQRFAALLVELPHRKVGELVLAGDVFRTLVGLPRFWSPSVREALGLFAQLRQRGVRVVWVEGNRDFFLHTEAMDPYRDRFVPSYGFAAGGRRFLVEHGDLINRQDRQYRLWRTISKSHLAFWGARLIPKVVAQSIVTRTEQALAKTNFSYRRVLPEQDLVREARQHFACGVDVVFWGHFHRFWSFAEGEKQAYVLPAWQEEGTVVYIEDDGSFSWAGGGGQFVDNGKPFCYQGQEMAR from the coding sequence ATGCGGCGAGCGTTGCTTGCAGACTTGCATTTGGGGCAGGTGGCGGGCGACTACCAAAGGTTTGCCGCGCTTTTAGTGGAACTGCCGCACCGAAAGGTGGGAGAGCTGGTGCTTGCCGGCGATGTGTTCCGCACGCTGGTGGGCCTGCCGCGTTTTTGGTCGCCTTCCGTCCGCGAGGCCCTGGGGCTTTTCGCCCAGCTGCGCCAACGTGGGGTGCGGGTGGTTTGGGTGGAGGGCAACCGCGACTTCTTCTTGCACACCGAAGCCATGGACCCCTATCGCGATCGGTTTGTGCCGTCCTACGGGTTTGCCGCCGGGGGGCGCCGTTTTTTGGTCGAACACGGCGACCTCATCAACCGCCAGGACCGCCAGTACCGCCTCTGGCGGACGATTTCGAAAAGCCACCTGGCTTTTTGGGGCGCCCGCCTGATCCCCAAGGTGGTGGCCCAGAGCATCGTCACCAGAACCGAGCAAGCCCTAGCCAAAACCAACTTCAGCTACCGCCGCGTGTTGCCGGAGCAAGACCTGGTGCGGGAAGCGAGGCAGCATTTTGCTTGCGGGGTGGATGTGGTGTTCTGGGGGCATTTCCACCGCTTTTGGTCCTTTGCGGAAGGGGAAAAACAAGCCTACGTGCTACCGGCCTGGCAGGAGGAGGGCACTGTGGTTTATATTGAGGACGATGGCTCCTTTTCCTGGGCAGGCGGTGGTGGCCAATTTGTTGACAACGGCAAACCTTTTTGCTACCAAGGGCAAGAAATGGCGAGGTGA
- a CDS encoding complex I NDUFA9 subunit family protein, with the protein MPTGEKPRRTRKKQPEPELFAPAPAAQKVLVTGATGFVGKAVVKELLARGYQVVALARRLPQAPPQEGLVRVAADVSSPGWERWAEGCTAAIHLVGIIRENPKSGVTFRRAHVEATARVLEVCRNLGIQRYLHMSAAGAKLDGLTPYHRTKAEAEELVRASSLAWTIFRPSVIFGPGDGFTTTLAQVVGRFPIVPVFGDGSYPLQPVAVEEVVQAFVESLEKPEAVHQIIELGGPEVLSYLEVLRRVARSLGKKRIFLRVPLGLARFGVRLAAAILTNPPITPDELTMLISGNRADNTLAHELFSLPNKRFTGVPQAPAAV; encoded by the coding sequence ATGCCGACCGGTGAGAAGCCCCGCCGCACCCGCAAAAAGCAACCGGAACCGGAGCTTTTTGCCCCGGCACCGGCAGCCCAAAAGGTTTTAGTTACGGGCGCTACGGGCTTTGTGGGGAAAGCGGTGGTGAAGGAGCTGCTAGCCCGGGGGTATCAGGTGGTGGCCCTTGCCCGCAGGCTTCCACAAGCCCCACCCCAGGAAGGCCTCGTGCGCGTGGCCGCCGATGTTTCTTCTCCCGGCTGGGAACGGTGGGCGGAGGGCTGTACCGCCGCTATCCACCTGGTGGGGATCATCCGAGAAAACCCCAAATCGGGCGTGACGTTCCGTCGGGCGCACGTGGAGGCCACCGCCCGGGTGTTGGAAGTGTGCCGTAATTTGGGCATCCAACGCTACCTTCACATGTCGGCAGCGGGAGCAAAGCTCGATGGCCTCACGCCCTACCACCGCACCAAAGCAGAGGCGGAAGAGCTGGTGCGGGCATCAAGCCTTGCGTGGACCATCTTCCGGCCCTCGGTGATCTTTGGCCCCGGCGATGGGTTCACCACCACCCTGGCGCAGGTGGTGGGTCGCTTCCCCATCGTTCCCGTGTTTGGGGATGGCTCCTACCCGCTTCAGCCCGTGGCCGTAGAGGAGGTTGTCCAGGCGTTCGTGGAAAGCCTGGAAAAGCCCGAAGCGGTGCACCAGATCATCGAGCTGGGGGGCCCGGAGGTTTTGAGCTACCTGGAGGTCCTCCGGCGGGTGGCCAGGTCCCTGGGCAAGAAACGGATTTTCCTGCGGGTTCCGCTGGGGCTTGCTCGCTTTGGGGTGCGCCTTGCCGCGGCGATCCTGACAAACCCGCCCATCACCCCCGACGAGCTCACCATGCTTATTTCCGGCAACCGCGCTGACAACACCCTGGCGCACGAGCTTTTCAGCTTGCCAAACAAGCGGTTTACCGGCGTTCCCCAGGCACCGGCCGCGGTTTAG
- a CDS encoding thioredoxin family protein has protein sequence MATSEKDLMAACFAFFAVFLAVTAGVPAPASAASEDAELIRWLTPEELKALPPQQKPILFDFTASWCRPCQLLDKEVFRDKHLAKFISEKFVTVRVWDRRREDGHNPELVDKLKQLYGINSFPTLVITDVQGVPLVRTSGYGPGMQQLIYQVLLDGLREFKKANKEKRKP, from the coding sequence ATGGCAACCAGCGAAAAAGACCTCATGGCCGCCTGTTTTGCTTTTTTTGCGGTATTTCTGGCCGTCACAGCCGGCGTTCCTGCCCCGGCCTCGGCGGCTTCGGAAGATGCGGAGCTCATCCGCTGGCTCACGCCGGAGGAGCTGAAGGCTCTGCCGCCCCAGCAAAAACCGATCCTCTTTGACTTCACCGCCAGCTGGTGCCGGCCCTGCCAGCTGCTCGACAAAGAGGTCTTCCGCGACAAGCACCTGGCCAAGTTCATCAGCGAGAAGTTTGTGACGGTCAGGGTCTGGGATCGGCGGCGGGAAGACGGCCACAACCCGGAGCTCGTGGACAAGCTGAAGCAGCTTTACGGGATCAACTCCTTCCCAACGCTGGTGATCACCGACGTGCAGGGCGTGCCACTGGTACGCACCTCGGGCTATGGCCCCGGGATGCAGCAGCTCATTTACCAGGTGCTGCTGGATGGATTGCGGGAGTTCAAAAAAGCAAACAAGGAGAAGCGAAAGCCATGA
- a CDS encoding ABC transporter ATP-binding protein, giving the protein MSANPDHPLVRVEAVSKRFGRRRPVQALSSVSFEVQQGEVFGLIGPNGAGKTTLLSCLLGFLKPDEGHITVAGLPPDALAVRRQTGYLPERVGYAPELTGEAFLLLHARLLGLPEPQAKDRVFELAQRFGLGESDLKRRLRTYSRGMRQRVGMAQALLGEPAILFLDEPASGMDPQGVMLVREVILQAKARGATVVLNSHQLAEVERVCDRVAFIKAGKLERVEALREPEHTRYLIKTDPQALPAALEALQKLGVEVFPGRDGEVTVRLLKSQIPALAPALVSAGVPVLALQPAPAQLEKLFVEEA; this is encoded by the coding sequence ATGAGCGCCAACCCAGACCATCCCCTCGTCCGGGTGGAAGCGGTAAGCAAGCGGTTTGGCCGCCGGCGCCCGGTGCAGGCGCTTTCGAGCGTGAGCTTTGAGGTGCAGCAGGGCGAGGTTTTTGGCCTCATTGGCCCCAACGGCGCCGGCAAAACCACGTTGCTTTCATGTCTTTTGGGCTTTTTGAAGCCGGATGAGGGGCACATCACGGTGGCTGGCCTCCCTCCCGACGCTTTAGCGGTGCGCCGGCAAACCGGCTACCTCCCCGAGCGGGTGGGGTACGCCCCGGAGCTCACCGGCGAGGCCTTTTTGCTGCTCCACGCCAGGCTTTTGGGGTTGCCCGAGCCGCAAGCAAAAGACCGCGTCTTTGAGCTTGCCCAGCGCTTTGGGCTTGGGGAAAGCGATTTGAAACGCCGGCTGCGCACCTACTCCCGGGGCATGCGCCAGCGGGTGGGTATGGCCCAGGCCCTTTTGGGCGAGCCGGCCATCCTGTTCCTGGACGAACCTGCCTCGGGGATGGACCCCCAGGGGGTCATGCTGGTGCGGGAGGTCATCCTGCAAGCCAAGGCCCGGGGTGCCACGGTGGTGTTGAACTCCCACCAGCTGGCCGAGGTGGAGCGGGTTTGCGACCGGGTGGCGTTTATCAAAGCCGGCAAGCTAGAGCGGGTGGAGGCCCTGCGCGAGCCGGAGCACACCCGCTACCTCATCAAAACCGACCCGCAAGCCTTGCCCGCAGCTTTGGAGGCCCTGCAAAAGCTGGGGGTGGAGGTCTTCCCCGGGCGCGACGGGGAAGTGACGGTGCGGCTGCTCAAAAGCCAGATCCCCGCACTGGCCCCCGCTTTGGTTTCCGCCGGCGTGCCGGTTTTAGCCCTGCAACCGGCGCCGGCGCAACTGGAAAAGCTCTTCGTGGAGGAAGCATGA
- a CDS encoding ABC transporter permease: MNWPLVLHTFRQRLFRPVPLFVALGTFVLPLVTSIFEKDDLTPEQLPFFVPILSWALAAGVVGREMENGSLHLLLARPLSRSCYLFSRLSGTWLAFFLVVFASWFATIGAVALLGGSLEVATSSARLFSLLLLGTWWIVLILALSTTAPGYSDLGLLLLLIIFPMLPAGLGKLLELGWLQEAGFFLAKQVLNEVRIFDWAFSDSDWRALLRYASNVALVLGAAFWYFNRRELGYGRD, translated from the coding sequence ATGAACTGGCCCCTGGTTTTGCACACCTTCCGCCAAAGGCTTTTTCGGCCCGTTCCGCTTTTCGTGGCCCTGGGCACCTTCGTTTTGCCCCTGGTGACGAGCATTTTTGAAAAGGACGATCTCACCCCCGAGCAGCTTCCCTTTTTTGTTCCCATTTTGAGTTGGGCCTTGGCTGCCGGTGTGGTGGGCAGAGAAATGGAAAACGGCAGCCTGCATCTACTTTTAGCGCGGCCTTTGAGCCGCTCGTGCTACCTGTTTTCTCGGCTTTCCGGCACGTGGCTAGCGTTTTTCCTAGTGGTCTTTGCTAGCTGGTTTGCAACCATCGGTGCGGTAGCGTTATTGGGCGGGTCGCTAGAAGTGGCCACGAGCTCTGCGCGGCTTTTTTCGCTTTTACTCCTGGGTACTTGGTGGATCGTGCTAATTTTGGCACTTTCCACTACGGCTCCGGGGTATTCCGATTTGGGCTTGCTTTTACTTCTTATCATCTTTCCTATGCTACCGGCGGGACTGGGGAAGCTCTTGGAGCTTGGGTGGTTGCAGGAGGCCGGGTTTTTCCTCGCCAAGCAAGTTTTGAATGAAGTCAGAATTTTCGATTGGGCATTTTCCGATTCGGATTGGCGAGCGTTGCTTCGCTATGCCAGCAACGTCGCCCTGGTGCTAGGCGCAGCGTTTTGGTACTTCAACCGTCGGGAGCTGGGCTATGGTCGCGACTAA
- a CDS encoding thioredoxin family protein — protein MVATNPKQSQTPWFLLGLAAVLLVLRVVFPESSVPLEAEKGPEIPEKVQWLTPDQVPANPSKPLLYDFTARWCTPCRQQAKEVFADEKTAAFINEHFLPVKVADERRSEKAVAELFGRYGVRGFPTLVVADSNDQELARQQGYSGKRKTEAFLKKALEKAANNTASSERK, from the coding sequence ATGGTCGCGACTAACCCGAAACAGTCGCAAACCCCTTGGTTCCTTTTGGGACTGGCCGCTGTGCTTCTGGTCTTGCGGGTGGTTTTCCCCGAGTCGTCAGTGCCCTTGGAAGCGGAAAAGGGCCCGGAAATTCCCGAAAAAGTCCAGTGGCTAACCCCCGATCAGGTACCTGCAAACCCATCCAAGCCCTTGCTTTACGACTTTACCGCCAGGTGGTGCACTCCCTGCCGACAGCAGGCCAAAGAGGTATTTGCCGACGAGAAGACCGCGGCCTTTATTAACGAACACTTCCTGCCGGTGAAGGTGGCCGATGAACGCCGGAGCGAAAAGGCTGTCGCTGAGCTTTTCGGCCGTTACGGGGTGAGGGGTTTCCCTACGCTGGTGGTGGCCGACAGCAACGACCAGGAATTAGCGCGGCAACAGGGGTACTCGGGAAAGAGGAAAACCGAAGCCTTTCTCAAGAAAGCCCTTGAAAAAGCGGCCAACAACACGGCCTCGTCGGAACGAAAATGA
- a CDS encoding MFS transporter — protein MKARLALGFVSLMGLVSLFADLTYEGARGITGPYLAVLGASALAVGFASGFGEFVGYALRLASGWLADRTRSYWTFTFLGYSINLAAVPLLAFTHRWEWAVALLVAERFGKAIRTPARDALLSRATAVMGHGKGFGLHELLDQIGAVAGPLAVAAVLAKGWGFPAAFLLLAAPALAALATLFASRLLWNQAPTDVAIPAQTGDGPHSLPSGFRWLLLFVALHVAGFAHFQLIAYHLETHKVLETPVIPLLFALAMLVDGVLALPAGWLFDRVGLRGLGLAPVLAAPVALLAFSFKPWAAVVGVGLWGAAMGLQETTFKAAIAHAVPSGRRGTAFGVFHGVYGAAWFLGSLALSALYAQGIWPLVVFTLIAQVAALVTLPRMLAKFKT, from the coding sequence ATGAAAGCCCGCCTGGCCCTTGGCTTTGTGAGCCTCATGGGGTTGGTGAGCCTCTTCGCCGACCTCACTTACGAAGGGGCCCGGGGCATCACGGGACCCTATTTGGCGGTCCTGGGAGCTTCTGCCTTAGCGGTGGGCTTTGCTTCCGGCTTTGGGGAGTTCGTGGGCTACGCTTTGCGCCTGGCCAGCGGTTGGCTGGCGGATCGCACCCGCAGCTACTGGACCTTCACGTTTTTGGGCTATTCCATAAACCTCGCTGCGGTCCCGCTTTTGGCCTTCACCCACCGCTGGGAGTGGGCCGTGGCTTTGCTGGTGGCGGAACGGTTTGGCAAGGCCATCCGCACGCCAGCCCGCGACGCCCTGCTTTCCCGCGCCACCGCGGTCATGGGCCACGGCAAAGGCTTTGGCCTTCATGAGCTTTTGGACCAAATTGGGGCGGTGGCCGGACCCTTAGCGGTAGCTGCGGTGTTGGCCAAAGGTTGGGGCTTTCCCGCGGCGTTTTTGCTGCTGGCTGCCCCAGCCCTGGCGGCGCTGGCCACCCTTTTTGCTTCCCGCCTCCTGTGGAACCAGGCCCCTACGGATGTTGCCATCCCCGCACAAACCGGGGATGGACCGCACTCCCTCCCTTCGGGCTTCCGCTGGCTTTTGCTGTTCGTGGCCTTGCACGTGGCGGGTTTTGCCCACTTTCAGCTCATCGCTTATCACCTGGAAACCCACAAAGTGCTGGAAACCCCGGTCATTCCCCTGCTTTTCGCCTTGGCCATGCTGGTGGATGGGGTTTTGGCGCTCCCGGCGGGCTGGCTTTTTGACCGCGTGGGTTTGCGCGGCTTGGGCTTAGCCCCGGTGCTGGCCGCTCCTGTGGCGCTTTTGGCGTTTTCCTTTAAGCCCTGGGCCGCGGTTGTAGGGGTGGGCTTGTGGGGAGCAGCTATGGGGCTCCAGGAAACCACATTCAAGGCTGCCATTGCTCACGCCGTGCCTTCCGGGCGCCGGGGGACCGCCTTTGGCGTGTTCCACGGGGTTTACGGCGCCGCCTGGTTTCTGGGAAGCCTGGCTCTAAGCGCGCTATACGCGCAAGGTATCTGGCCCTTGGTAGTTTTCACCCTCATTGCGCAAGTAGCGGCCTTGGTGACGCTCCCCCGCATGCTGGCGAAGTTCAAAACGTAG
- a CDS encoding SDR family oxidoreductase codes for MEKGAAIVTGGGTGLGLAISRELGRRGYPVVIASRKQEHLDAAARTLTGEGIQVLTAVCDVRDREQVKAAVDAAENRFGRVALLVNNAAGNFVVKAEELSPKGWEAVRGIVLDGTWHFSQEVGKRWIAQGQPGSILNIIATYAWTGAAGVVHSVSAKAGVLAMTRSLAMEWGKFGIRVNALAPGIMVTEDAAKNLGYADPAVQALLAKKVPLRRLASTEEVAFLACDLVTDRHPYVTGDCWTVDGGLWLEGFPNLRRFVDGELGE; via the coding sequence ATGGAAAAAGGTGCAGCCATTGTCACCGGCGGAGGTACGGGTTTGGGCTTGGCTATCAGCCGGGAGCTGGGAAGGCGGGGCTATCCGGTGGTTATTGCCAGCCGCAAGCAGGAGCATCTGGACGCCGCTGCCCGCACACTCACCGGCGAAGGCATCCAGGTTCTCACTGCGGTTTGCGATGTGCGGGACCGGGAGCAAGTGAAAGCGGCGGTAGATGCTGCTGAAAACCGCTTTGGCCGCGTTGCGCTTTTGGTCAACAACGCCGCTGGCAACTTTGTGGTGAAAGCCGAGGAGCTTTCCCCCAAGGGCTGGGAAGCGGTGCGGGGCATCGTTTTGGACGGCACCTGGCATTTCTCCCAGGAGGTGGGCAAGCGCTGGATTGCTCAGGGGCAGCCTGGTTCCATCCTCAACATCATTGCCACCTACGCCTGGACCGGCGCGGCAGGAGTGGTGCACTCCGTTTCCGCCAAAGCCGGAGTGCTCGCCATGACCCGCAGTTTGGCCATGGAGTGGGGAAAATTCGGCATTCGCGTCAACGCCCTGGCTCCCGGCATCATGGTCACCGAGGACGCGGCCAAAAACCTGGGCTATGCCGACCCGGCGGTGCAAGCGCTGCTGGCCAAAAAGGTGCCCTTGCGTCGCCTTGCCAGCACCGAGGAGGTGGCGTTTCTCGCCTGCGATTTGGTGACCGACCGGCACCCCTACGTCACCGGCGACTGCTGGACCGTTGACGGCGGTTTGTGGCTGGAAGGCTTCCCCAACCTCCGCCGTTTCGTGGACGGTGAGCTAGGAGAGTAA
- a CDS encoding aminoacyl-histidine dipeptidase yields the protein MDRPLAHLQPSLVWQHFEEILKIPRPSKHEERIREHVKRWAQSKGFAVREDAAGNLVVKVPATPGHESAPTVVLQGHLDMVAEKNSDVTFDFFKDAIQPRIVGDYVYATGTTLGADNGIGVAAAMAIAEDPEAVHGPLELLFTVDEETGLTGAAKLDPGLVTGKTLLNLDTEEDGAFYIGCAGGADAHSVFTVQWEPVPAGHVALGVRVRGLKGGHSGVDIHENRGNALKFLARVVAAARKASAELRIAAVSGGSKHNAIPREADAVITLPAADAAKARQAMEEAAAVLKEEYGEIDPGQRVEIGEAAASQVFSAGDSNRILDALLACPHGVLAMSRAVPGLVETSNNLAVVTTEGSQVKVVTSSRSSVMPSLRATLQQVEAVFKLAGAAVEVHDGYPGWKPNPNSPVLQLAREVFQREFGREPEVKAIHAGLECGLIGEKFPGMDMLSLGPQIESPHSPDERVKIPTVANFYRLLKAILAAMA from the coding sequence ATGGACCGTCCGTTGGCACATTTGCAACCTTCGTTGGTGTGGCAGCACTTTGAGGAAATCCTTAAGATTCCTCGGCCTTCCAAACACGAGGAAAGGATCCGCGAACACGTCAAGCGTTGGGCCCAGTCGAAGGGCTTTGCAGTGCGGGAGGATGCTGCCGGCAACCTGGTGGTGAAGGTGCCGGCTACTCCCGGGCATGAAAGCGCTCCTACCGTGGTTCTCCAGGGTCACCTGGACATGGTGGCGGAGAAAAACTCCGATGTGACCTTTGACTTCTTTAAGGATGCCATCCAACCGCGGATTGTGGGCGATTACGTGTACGCCACCGGCACCACCCTGGGTGCGGACAACGGCATTGGGGTAGCGGCAGCCATGGCCATTGCCGAGGACCCCGAGGCAGTGCACGGGCCGCTGGAGCTTTTGTTCACGGTGGACGAGGAAACCGGTCTCACCGGCGCCGCCAAGCTCGATCCCGGCCTGGTTACCGGTAAAACGCTGTTAAACCTGGACACCGAAGAAGACGGGGCCTTTTACATTGGTTGCGCCGGCGGTGCCGATGCCCATTCGGTTTTCACCGTACAGTGGGAGCCCGTACCGGCCGGGCACGTGGCGTTGGGGGTGCGGGTGCGCGGCCTCAAGGGTGGCCATTCCGGTGTGGACATTCACGAAAACCGCGGTAACGCCCTGAAGTTCCTGGCAAGGGTTGTGGCCGCGGCCCGCAAGGCCAGCGCTGAGCTTCGTATTGCCGCCGTTTCCGGTGGTAGCAAGCACAACGCCATCCCCCGCGAAGCCGATGCGGTCATCACGCTTCCTGCTGCCGATGCCGCGAAAGCGCGCCAGGCCATGGAGGAAGCGGCAGCCGTTCTGAAAGAGGAGTACGGCGAAATTGATCCCGGGCAACGGGTGGAAATTGGGGAAGCCGCGGCTAGCCAGGTCTTCTCTGCTGGCGACAGCAACCGCATCCTGGACGCGCTCTTGGCCTGCCCCCATGGGGTGTTGGCCATGAGCCGGGCGGTGCCGGGCCTGGTGGAAACCTCCAACAACCTGGCGGTGGTCACCACCGAGGGGTCCCAGGTGAAGGTGGTGACCTCCAGCAGGTCCTCGGTGATGCCTTCGTTGCGGGCCACCCTCCAGCAGGTGGAGGCGGTCTTCAAGCTGGCAGGCGCCGCGGTAGAGGTGCACGACGGCTACCCCGGGTGGAAACCCAACCCCAACTCCCCGGTGCTCCAGTTGGCCAGGGAGGTGTTCCAGCGGGAGTTTGGCCGGGAGCCGGAAGTGAAGGCCATCCATGCGGGCTTGGAGTGCGGGCTCATTGGTGAGAAGTTCCCCGGAATGGACATGCTCTCGCTGGGACCGCAAATCGAATCCCCGCACTCCCCCGACGAGCGCGTGAAGATCCCCACGGTGGCCAACTTCTACCGCTTGCTCAAGGCCATCCTGGCGGCCATGGCCTAA